The following coding sequences are from one Panthera leo isolate Ple1 chromosome E1, P.leo_Ple1_pat1.1, whole genome shotgun sequence window:
- the NUFIP2 gene encoding nuclear fragile X mental retardation-interacting protein 2 isoform X1 encodes MEEKPGQPQPQHHHSHHHPHHHPQQQQQQQQQQQQQQQQQQQPHHHHHYYFYNHSHNHHHHHHHQQPHQYLQHGAEGSPKAQPKALKHEQKHALQQHQETPKKKTGYGELNGNAGEREISLKSLGSDEATNPISRVLNGNQQIVDTNLKQTVKANTFGKAGIKTRNFIQKNSMDKKNGKSYENKSGENQSVEKTDTVAIPNGVVTNNSGYITNGYMGKGADNDGSGSESGYTTPKKRKARRNSAKGCENLNLVQDKIMQQETSVPTLKQGLETFKPDYSEQKGNRVDSSKPIWKYETGPGGTNRGKPAVGDMLRKSSDLKPGVSGKKFDDRPKGKHASAVTSKEDSWTLFKPPPVFPVDNSSAKIVPKISYASKVKENLNKTVQNSSVSPSSSSSSSSSAGETQTQSSSRLSQVPMSALKSVTSANFSNGPVLAGTDASVYSPGGQPLLTTAANTLTPISSGTDSVLQDMSLTSAAVEQIKSSLFIYPSNMQTVLLSTAQVDLPSQTDQQNLGDIFQNQWGLSFINEPSAGPETVIGKSSDHKVMEVTFQGEYPATLVSQGAEIIPSGTEHPVFPKAYELEKRTSPQVLGSILKSGTTNESGALSLEPSHIGDLQKADTSSQGALVFLSKDYEIENQNPLASPTNTLLGSAKEQRYQRGLERNDSWGSFDLRAAIVYHTKEMESVWNLQKQDPKRIITYNEAMDSPDQ; translated from the exons ATGGAGGAGAAGCCCGGCCAGCCACAGCCTCAGCACCATCACAGCCACCACCATCCGCACCATcacccccagcagcagcagcagcagcagcagcagcagcagcaacagcagcagcagcaacagcagccgcaccaccaccaccattattaTTTCTACAACCACAGCcacaaccaccatcaccaccaccatcaccagcaGCCTCACCAGTACCTGCAGCATGGAGCCGAGGGCAGCCCCAAGGCCCAGCCAAAGGCGCTGAAACATGAGCAGAAACACGCCCTCCAGCAGCACCAGGAAACGCCGAAGAAGAAAACAG gCTATGGTGAACTAAATGGTAAtgctggagaaagagaaatatctttaaagagCCTGGGTTCTGATGAAGCTACCAACCCTATTTCCAGGGTCCTCAATGGCAACCAACAAATTGTAGACACTAATCTGAAGCAGACTGTAAAGGCCAACACCTTTGGGAAAGCAGGAATTAAAACCAGGAATTTCATTCAGAAGAACAGTATGGACAAAAAGAATGGGAAGTCTTACGAAAATAAATCTGGAGAGAACCAGTCTGTAGAGAAGACCGATACTGTAGCAATTCCAAATGGTGTTGTAACAAATAATTCTGGCTATATTACTAATGGTTATATGGGCAAAGGAGCAGATAATGATGGTAGTGGATCTGAGAGCGGATATACCACtcctaaaaaaaggaaagctaggCGCAATAGTGCCAAGGGATGTGAAAACCTTAATTTAGTGCAGGACAAAATAATGCAACAAGAGACCAGTGTCCCAACCTTAAAACAGGGACTTGAAACTTTCAAGCCTGACTACAGTGAACAAAAGGGAAATCGAGTAGATAGTTCGAAGCCCATTTGGAAGTATGAAACTGGGCCTGGAGGAACAAATCGAGGAAAACCTGCTGTGGGTGATATGCTGCGGAAAAGCTCTGATCTTAAACCCGGTGTGAGCGGCAAGAAGTTTGATGATCGGCCCAAAGGAAAACACGCTTCTGCTGTTACCTCCAAAGAGGACTCTTGGACCCTATTTAAACCACCCCCAGTTTTTCCAGTGGACAATAGCAGTGCTAAAATAGTTCCTAAAATAAGTTATGCAAGCAAAGTTAAGGAAAACCTCAACAAAACTGTACAGAACTCTTCTGTGTCACCATCTTCATCTTCATCCTCTTCGTCATCTGCTGGGGAAACTCAGACCCAGTCTTCAAGTCGGTTATCCCAGGTCCCAATGTCAGCGCTGAAATCTGTTACTTCGGCCAACTTTTCTAATGGGCCTGTTTTAGCAGGGACTGATGCGAGTGTGTATTCTCCAGGGGGTCAGCCACTGTTAACTACTGCTGCTAATACTCTAACACCCATCTCTTCTGGGACTGATTCAGTTCTCCAGGACATGAGTCTGACTTCAGCAGCTGTTGAACAAATTAAATCTAGCCTTTTCATCTATCCTTCAAATATGCAAACTGTGCTGTTGAGCACAGCACAAGTGGATCTACCCTCTCAGACAGATCAGCAAAACCTGGGGGATATCTTCCAGAATCAGTGGGGTTTATCTTTTATAAATGAGCCCAGTGCTGGCCCTGAGACTGTTATTGGGAAGTCATCAGATCATAAAGTGATGGAGGTGACATTTCAAGGGGAATATCCTGCCACTTTGGTTTCACAGGGTGCTGAAATAATCCCCTCAGGAACTGAGCATCCTGTGTTTCCCAAGGCTTATGAGCTGGAAAAACGGACTAGTCCTCAAGTTCTGGGTAGCATTTTAAAATCTGGGACTACTAATGAGAGTGGAGCCTTATCCTTGGAACCCAGTCATATAGGTGATCTGCAAAAAGCAGACACCAGTAGTCAAGGTGCTTTAGTGTTTCTCTCAAAGGACTATGAGATAGAAAATCAAAATCCTCTGGCGTCTCCTACGAACACTTTGTTAGGCTCCGCCAAAGAACAGAGATACCAGAGAGGCCTAGAAAGAAATGATAGCTGGGGTTCTTTTGACCTGAGGGCTGCTATTGTATATCACACTAAAG
- the LOC122207389 gene encoding translation initiation factor IF-2-like, producing the protein MRGARRPPVGIPSPPAPPRRAPLDTLPPPLFSGPESVTGIGFQHGGQEAAPRGGENIPAAPALGGAGPGRRPREEARGHTAGSGAQKGRLEVEITQETGGPGHPPQTGNPKATGGLGVAGEGGHFLNSAHLPSPRRLQKGLATPPESELDLCSSFLHENKSYHLS; encoded by the coding sequence ATGCGGGGGGCAAGGCGACCGCCGGTGGGGATCCCGAGCCCCCCAGCTCCGCCGCGCCGAGCGCCCCTCGACACCCTTCCCCCTCCGCTCTTCAGTGGGCCGGAGTCGGTGACAGGAATCGGCTTCCAACATGGCGGACAGGAAGCGGCCCCGCGAGGAGGAGAGAACATTCCAGCCGCGCCGGCTCTGGGGGGAGCGGGCCCGGGGCGCCGGCCTCGGGAGGAGGCGCGAGGGCACACTGCCGGATCCGGTGCCCAAAAGGGGCGTCTAgaggtggaaataacccaagaaACGGGGGGTCCCGGCCACCCCCCCCAGACGGGGAACCCCAAGGCCACAGGTGGGCTTGGGGTGGCGGGTGAGGGAGGACACTTCCTCAACTCTGCCCACCTACCCTCGCCTCGCCGCCTGCAAAAGGGTCTCGCGACACCACCCGAGTCGGAATTAG
- the NUFIP2 gene encoding nuclear fragile X mental retardation-interacting protein 2 isoform X2 translates to MCYGELNGNAGEREISLKSLGSDEATNPISRVLNGNQQIVDTNLKQTVKANTFGKAGIKTRNFIQKNSMDKKNGKSYENKSGENQSVEKTDTVAIPNGVVTNNSGYITNGYMGKGADNDGSGSESGYTTPKKRKARRNSAKGCENLNLVQDKIMQQETSVPTLKQGLETFKPDYSEQKGNRVDSSKPIWKYETGPGGTNRGKPAVGDMLRKSSDLKPGVSGKKFDDRPKGKHASAVTSKEDSWTLFKPPPVFPVDNSSAKIVPKISYASKVKENLNKTVQNSSVSPSSSSSSSSSAGETQTQSSSRLSQVPMSALKSVTSANFSNGPVLAGTDASVYSPGGQPLLTTAANTLTPISSGTDSVLQDMSLTSAAVEQIKSSLFIYPSNMQTVLLSTAQVDLPSQTDQQNLGDIFQNQWGLSFINEPSAGPETVIGKSSDHKVMEVTFQGEYPATLVSQGAEIIPSGTEHPVFPKAYELEKRTSPQVLGSILKSGTTNESGALSLEPSHIGDLQKADTSSQGALVFLSKDYEIENQNPLASPTNTLLGSAKEQRYQRGLERNDSWGSFDLRAAIVYHTKEMESVWNLQKQDPKRIITYNEAMDSPDQ, encoded by the exons ATGT gCTATGGTGAACTAAATGGTAAtgctggagaaagagaaatatctttaaagagCCTGGGTTCTGATGAAGCTACCAACCCTATTTCCAGGGTCCTCAATGGCAACCAACAAATTGTAGACACTAATCTGAAGCAGACTGTAAAGGCCAACACCTTTGGGAAAGCAGGAATTAAAACCAGGAATTTCATTCAGAAGAACAGTATGGACAAAAAGAATGGGAAGTCTTACGAAAATAAATCTGGAGAGAACCAGTCTGTAGAGAAGACCGATACTGTAGCAATTCCAAATGGTGTTGTAACAAATAATTCTGGCTATATTACTAATGGTTATATGGGCAAAGGAGCAGATAATGATGGTAGTGGATCTGAGAGCGGATATACCACtcctaaaaaaaggaaagctaggCGCAATAGTGCCAAGGGATGTGAAAACCTTAATTTAGTGCAGGACAAAATAATGCAACAAGAGACCAGTGTCCCAACCTTAAAACAGGGACTTGAAACTTTCAAGCCTGACTACAGTGAACAAAAGGGAAATCGAGTAGATAGTTCGAAGCCCATTTGGAAGTATGAAACTGGGCCTGGAGGAACAAATCGAGGAAAACCTGCTGTGGGTGATATGCTGCGGAAAAGCTCTGATCTTAAACCCGGTGTGAGCGGCAAGAAGTTTGATGATCGGCCCAAAGGAAAACACGCTTCTGCTGTTACCTCCAAAGAGGACTCTTGGACCCTATTTAAACCACCCCCAGTTTTTCCAGTGGACAATAGCAGTGCTAAAATAGTTCCTAAAATAAGTTATGCAAGCAAAGTTAAGGAAAACCTCAACAAAACTGTACAGAACTCTTCTGTGTCACCATCTTCATCTTCATCCTCTTCGTCATCTGCTGGGGAAACTCAGACCCAGTCTTCAAGTCGGTTATCCCAGGTCCCAATGTCAGCGCTGAAATCTGTTACTTCGGCCAACTTTTCTAATGGGCCTGTTTTAGCAGGGACTGATGCGAGTGTGTATTCTCCAGGGGGTCAGCCACTGTTAACTACTGCTGCTAATACTCTAACACCCATCTCTTCTGGGACTGATTCAGTTCTCCAGGACATGAGTCTGACTTCAGCAGCTGTTGAACAAATTAAATCTAGCCTTTTCATCTATCCTTCAAATATGCAAACTGTGCTGTTGAGCACAGCACAAGTGGATCTACCCTCTCAGACAGATCAGCAAAACCTGGGGGATATCTTCCAGAATCAGTGGGGTTTATCTTTTATAAATGAGCCCAGTGCTGGCCCTGAGACTGTTATTGGGAAGTCATCAGATCATAAAGTGATGGAGGTGACATTTCAAGGGGAATATCCTGCCACTTTGGTTTCACAGGGTGCTGAAATAATCCCCTCAGGAACTGAGCATCCTGTGTTTCCCAAGGCTTATGAGCTGGAAAAACGGACTAGTCCTCAAGTTCTGGGTAGCATTTTAAAATCTGGGACTACTAATGAGAGTGGAGCCTTATCCTTGGAACCCAGTCATATAGGTGATCTGCAAAAAGCAGACACCAGTAGTCAAGGTGCTTTAGTGTTTCTCTCAAAGGACTATGAGATAGAAAATCAAAATCCTCTGGCGTCTCCTACGAACACTTTGTTAGGCTCCGCCAAAGAACAGAGATACCAGAGAGGCCTAGAAAGAAATGATAGCTGGGGTTCTTTTGACCTGAGGGCTGCTATTGTATATCACACTAAAG